The genomic DNA GATCAAGATCGGCTAGCTACGAGGAAATCCTTGACCAGCTGCCTGAGGGTGAGTGTGCTGTCATGCTACCTATCTTTGATGAGATCGCTCCCCTGATATCGCTGGTTAATACATTGTTCAATTGCCTGGCGGACGGATCCGCCCCATCCTCGATATTCGATGTACTCAAGTTTGTTGAACCGAAACTCGATGCCGATCATCTCGTTACCATCCCGTATGTCTATATTCTTTACGATCCCCGTCAGGTTCGTGATATGCCCCAGTCCAGGAAGCTCGAACTCCAGACGGACCGTTGCTCTCGATCGCAACCAGGCAGGCCTCCGGACTAAGGCCACGCTGCATCCTCCTTCGCTAATGTCCTTCAACAGACCACCGAAATAGTCGTTGGTAGGAAGCACGCACTCGGAAACGCTCTCATGGTCAGCTCTCATCAGTACGATCGGTTCATTGGTCGGTACACGAAGATGTTTACGCAGATGCATCGCCTCCACGGTCTTCGGATAGGCGATGAACAGTAACGGCACCGGCGAAGTAATCAAGTCGCATATTTCACTGCGATAGCCGACCAGCTTGCCGTCACGAAGATAACTCACGGTGCAAGAAGTACCTTCGGCAATCTTCTGATCATGGCCGAGCTGAATCGGCCATTCACAGACAAGCCATGCGTGATCCTTCCAGCCGAGAAGCGTCGTGCCGTACATAGCCTTCTGCTGACCAAGAGCAAGTGATATTTTGAGAGAGAGCCCGACTGACAGAAATGATGCCTCGAGCGGAACAGACACGACGATCTCATTCATACTCTCGCTCCAGGATAGAGTCGGCATGAACCGACTCTGATGAACTCTATCGGAATGTCACGGATAGATCTTGAGGGAACCAGACACGACGGAGAGCATCGGCTCAGAACTGATTCCAACGCATTTCGATTACTGACAATGATCAAGTTCGGCGCATGCTTCGCCGATAACACCGTGCATCTTTCTTCTGTCGGCAAACCTGATCGGAGCCCTTCTGACCCGGAGTCCAAAGACGCATGGCGACAAGACGTATTGCGATCGAACACCTTATTCCCGGCATGTTCATCATAGAAATGGATGTCCCATGGTACCGAACCCCGTTCCTCTCTCATAAACGGCTGATCAAGGACTTGGAGACCATCCAACTCATGAAGCAGCATGGGATCAGGATGGTGACCATCGATACCAGCAAAGGGTTCGACCTCCCGTCGGCACCTTCAACGAATACGCAGCGCCCTGCAAGTCGACACTCTACCAATCCGGACGTCCCTCCTCTTCTTGAGCAAGAGGCTAAACGAGCGGCGGAGTCGAAATCCGATGGTCATTCCGCTACCGTGATCTATGCGCAGGCTCGTGAAGCGGTTGAGCGCGTCTTCGACGATCTTGAACAGGGAATTCCTCCGTCTCCTGAAGCGACCAAAGCCATCGTGTCGAACGTATTGGGGAAAATTCTCAGCGATCGCGCCGCGATGGCCATGCAGGTCGCCATTCAAAAAATTAGGCAGTTCGACCGTTCTCTGACGGCTCATGCGCTGGACACCTGCATCTTGTCGCTCGTGGTGGCGATTGAGAGTGAGTTGGATCAACCGACGCAAGAACAGGTCGGCATGGGCGCGTTGCTCCATGACGCGGGATATGTCCGCCTTCCACGCAATCTCGTTCGCAAGCGTGAGGAGTGCGGCGGACAAGATAAGATTCTTCTCCAACAGCATTGCACGCTTGGCGTCGCACTCCTCTCGGAGCATCCCGGCATGTCTGAGGCTGTTCTACGCATTGTCAGGGAACATCATGAGCGCGCCGACAGGAGCGGATTTCCAGCCGGTCTAGGCGACGATCACATTTCACGTCTCGCGCAGATCGTCGGCATCGTCGATTTTTATGACGGCATGGTCAGTCGGCGCGGCGCACGTCCGGCTATGATTCCCCACGATGCCGTTCGCCAACTTTTCTTGGCCGGAGAACGAGGCCAATTCGAAAAATCTCTCGTGGAGCTCATGATTCGCAGCATCGGAGTGTATCCAGTCGGAAGCCTCGTCAAGCTCAATACCGGCGAACAAGCCGTCGTCGTCGGGGTCAATCCTCAGCAACGACTCAAACCTCTTGTCAAAATCATGACCGATTCACAGGGAGGCTCTTACGCGACGCCGATCGAAGTGGATCTGGCTGTACCATCTTCCGATCACACAGTCCGAACCGTACTGCATGTCCTTGACCCGGCTCAAGAACGTGTCAACATCGGCATACACCTGGACCAATCCCTTTCACGAGCCGCCTGATGAAGCCGTCTGAACGGAAACGTAACCGCCGCCGACGTCGACTTGCGGACCTGCTTCCTACAGCTTCCGCGGCCCTCGATCTTCTCGAAGGATTTCCGCTGGCCGCCGTCGTCCTCGACTCTGATTTCGCCGTATTGGCCGTGAACAGAGAGGGCCGACGGCTGCTTGGACCACGGTTCTCCTCCTCCACTCGTCGATCTTTTCCATCCCTGTGGTCGATGCTCACTCAGTCCGACACAACCACCATCACCGCGCAGCTGAACGGAGTGCTGAAAAACCGACGTCCGACTTCCGTGACGCAACATCTTCTCTTGCGGAAGGCCACCCACCCCGTTCCAATGGAATGGACTTGCGCGCCCGGCACGTTCAATGGGAAGACCGTACTGATTATCGGTATTCGAGACTTGTCTCATGAACTGGAATTAAAGCATGATCGCGATCGATTGACCGCGATCGCGGAGGAAAGTCCTTTACCGATGATCGAACTGGACCGGCAGATGGGCCTGTTGTATGCCAATCCTACGATGATCTCTCTGCTCACTCGATTCGGATACAGCCCCGAGGGATTTCCCAATGTCGCCCCACGCAGCCTTCCTGATATCGTACGGCGCTGTCTCGCCACGGGTCATGTGCTTCATGATGAGACAGTCATACTCCCGGAAGCCAGCTTTTCATGGACCTTCTGTCCGGTTCTCACTCATGGCATCGTGCGAGGCTATGCCACCGACATGACGAGCGTCCATAAGACGCAACAGGCGCTCCAACTCTCCGCAGATCAACTTCGCTTGAGCAACCGTTGCTTGGACCAAGCTCTGGACGAAGCCAAGGAATCCGCACGCGCCAAGGCAGCATTTCTCGCGACCGTCAGTCATGAACTACGTACCCCCATGAACGGGGTGATCGGCATGACGAGCCTGTTGATGGAGACCTCCTTGACAGCTGAACAACAGTCCTACGCCGAAACTATTCGGCAATGCGGCGAGGCGCTGCTACAGCTGATCAATGACGTGCTCGAATCCAGCAAGATCGAGGCAGGTAAGCTGGAACTGGAGTGCCTGGACTTCAATCTCAGAACCACAGTAGAGCAGGTGTTGGCACAGTTCGCTGAGCGGGCTGAGGCGAAAGGGCTGGAACTGACCGGACTTGTCCATGCGTCGGTTCCGACGGGACTCAAAGGCGACCCAGGCCGCCTGCGTCAGATCCTCACCAATCTGGTCGGCAACGCGGTGAAGTTTACCGGCAAAGGGGAAGTAACCCTGCAGGCCTATCTCGAAGAAGACCAACCCGAAACCGCCGTCATCCGATTTGAAGTCACCGACAGCGGCATCGGAATCAATCCGAACACCCAAGCCAGACTGTTCCGTCCATTTGTACAGGCCGACAGTTCCACGACGAGAAAATACGGCGGGACCGGCCTCGGCCTTTCAATTTCCAAGCAACTCGTGGAATTGATGGGCGGACGGATCGGCGTGCACAGCACCGAGGGACAGGGCAGTACCTTCTGGTGCACCGCTCGCTTCCAGAAACAGGCGGATTCTCTCCGCGCGATTCTTCCGACCGGAGATCTCACCGGAAAACGTATCTTGATCGTCGATGATAACGAATCGAACCGTTTGATTCTTCATCATTTGGTATCAGGTTGGGGGATGGTTGACGATCTCGCAGAGAATGCCGAATCGGCGTTACATCGCATCACAAAGGCAAAGCGAGGGGGAAGACCGTACGATCTGGCGATTTTGGATGTCATCATGCCGGGAAAGGACGGGTTGCAGCTTGCACGAGAGCTGCAAAGCCACCCGGCAGGATCCGGGATTCGCCTCATCGTAATGACATCGATGCTGCAACGGGGCCATGCAGAACAAGCGCGCCAAGCCGGCGCAATGGGTTACCTGCCAAAACCGGTTCGCCACGATGAATTACGCGATTGCCTACGAACTGTGCTCGGCTTGCCCGAAAATCAAGGACCGAAGGACCCCCAGACGCACTCCGTCGTGCCTCAACTTGTCACCAGGCATATGGTGGCGGAGCATGTGCAACATCGACGCATTTTGGTCGTGGAAGACAACATCGTGAACCAAAAGCTCGTCGTGCGGATGGTCGAAAAACTGGGCTACAAACCGGACGTCGTCGAAAACGGTCAAGAGGCGCTGACTGCACTTACAAAGGGCGACTATGCCGCCATCCTGATGGATTGCCAGATGCCCGTCATGGATGGATTTGAGACCACTCGGTGCATTCGAGAACGTGAAGCGTCGGTGGCCTCGCGTGACTCGCCTGATGGAAACACAAATCGTTCAGACACAGTTCCACAATCGACTCCACACATACCGATTATTGCGGTCACTGCCAATGCGATGCAGGGCGATCGCGAGCGTTGCTTAGCAACCGGGATGGATGATTATCTCGCCAAACCGATTAAACTGGACGAACTACGGAGCGCCCTGGCACGTTGGATATCTACACCGCCCGATGTGATGACCCCCGGGAAGCAGGACCACATTCCCACAACGGCTGACCCGGCCCGAGGGATCTTTGACTCTGCAAAAATGTACCGGAACATCGGCGGCGACAATGAGTTATTCACCCAACTCGTCCGCCTGTTTCTCGATCGGCATCAGACTATGCTCGCTGACATCAGAAGGGCGCTCGCCGATGCCGACTCGATCGCCGTCGAGCGAATGGCACATACATTTAAAGGTACCGCCGGAAATCTTTGCGCCAACGACGTCGCACTTACCGCTGGTCGACTCGAAGCGGTCGGCCGCCTCAATGCGCTCTGCGACGCTCCTCCCGTCTACGCGCAGCTCGAACTCGAAGTTGCCCGACTCGTCCGTGTACTAGAGCCCTACCGGAATGGATATCAACCCATCACGCAGGCAGCCGCATAGTACCATCATGATCGCTGGTCTTTCACTTGTTGGATTGTCATTTCTACTGCTGGAATAAGAGCCGGAACCTTCGACTGCACCACGTCCCAGATCACATGAGCGTCCAGGCCGAAATATCCATGACGATCACGTCACGGAAGCCCGCCGCTTTGGACCAATCCACACCGGGCATCATGGCTAGCCCTTCAGGCGGGAGATGCTTTGCTGCCTCTCTTATGATCTCAAGTTCGAGAATGTCATTGAAGTAGCAGACCCAGTCACGCGACATGCACGGGGTTCTTTTCAATAATCTGGCGCATGCGCAACTTGAGACCTGCTTCGGTGACAAGATCGACGCCTGTTCCTAGCAGACGCTCCAAATAGGCTCTCAGATCCATATAGTTGTCGAAGTGGGTGCGACCTCGAATGCCACATGGAGATGCGCACGCAATACCGACAACAGGTGTTCGCGATTCATAACACGCCTCCTCCCTTCATTGCTGCACGACCCAGGACGGTGCGGAGCGTAGTAAGACTTCTTCAGGTCCCACAGCAGAATCCCCGACTCCAGCTTCGGCCGGTTCTCCATACCGAACCAGGTAAGACTTTCGGTATCAGAAAGGAAGTATCAGAACAGTCAGGGCAGATGCTGGCTAGACCCGACATTCTACGGGTTGGGAGATCTGCGCGATCTCGGACGATGGAGGTCCGGAGACGGGAAACAGCGGATGTCGGGTGGGAAAATCTTCCGAGAGCACGACCTGCTTCCCGAGTTTGGTCTTGTGGCTGAGGATCAGCGGTCCGCGCAAATTGGCGGTAATCCGACCAGGATCATCCGATGGAATGGTCAAGATCACAACCAGCGCCAGATCTTCTCTCTCCTTAGCTCCAATTTCAACCAAGGCATCGGTGGGAACATCAACGTGATAGTCGGAGTGAAACGTTGTGGGATCGAGGATGACAAAGGCCAGTGCCGGTTCTTCAACCGATTGAAGCCACTTGAAGGGGGCCTCAGTATCATGATCCAAAATCACGTACCTTTGTTGCTCGGGGAAGCCAAGGAGCCCTGAAGGAAACGTCAAGATGCTTTCGTTGGGAACTTCAAACGATCCGAAGCGGGTCGATGCGCACTTCACAGGTACATCCTCACAAGGCCATTCGGCGTTTTGCAGGAATCAATCGACGAAAAGCGTCTAGAGGCACGGCTCGAGTCTTCGCCGCCAATCGATTTTCGTCTTGAATCCTTGCATAGACTTCTTCCCGATGAACCGCAACCGCGCGCGGGGCTTCGATTCCGAGACGGACTTGCCCGCTTTTCAAACCAAGCACAACCACGCGGATGTCGGGACCGATCGTGAGACCTTCTCCGCACCGTCGTGTGAGTACCAGCATACCAGCCTTCCATGGCACGAGGTATGAGTCTTAACCCTTTTTCGGTCTACTGAACGGAAACTTTACTCAACACAGGGGCGGGCACCATCGGTCGAAACAATCCGAAGAGCATTACACGCAACCCGATGCCCTCTTTCTCATAAATAATTCAACAGCGAGTTATCAAATACCTTGGTCAAGGTCCTACTTGCCGCTTCGATCGCATATTGTTGGAGAGTCAGGTCTGAGATGGCTTTCGCCAGATCGACGTCCTCGTTTTCTGAGAGTGTTTGTTCAAAAAAGCCTTTGGTTTCATTAAGCTGCGCCGCGCTCGTGTTCAGGCGATTCGATGTCGCACCTACTTCCGCCTGAATTGCTGCAACCTGCGATATCGCTGGGTTCAGGTTGCCTAGGGCGTCGCTGATGCCCTGTCCGTCATTGCCTCGCAACGCGCCGATCAACTGCTTGACGCTTGCGAATATATCCACTCCACCCGCAGTAAAGGCCCCATCTCCGGCGACGTTGGTCGGCACAGTCTGACCGGTTCCGATTTCTATGGCCTGCCTCCCCGCGTCCCCCTGGTACTGTAAGCCTGAGACGATGGAGAACAGATCGCCGTTCGCCGGTGCCCCTGTCCCGTTGCTCAGCGTTACCCGGATGCCGTCGAAACTGATCGCGCTGCCGGATGCATATGGCTGGTTGGAAAGGACGCTCCGAGGCGACAGACTGATGGAAAAGGCATCTCCGGTTTGAGGCCCTCCTTGCTGGCCGTTTGCCAACACAACACGCAATCCGGCGAATGAAATCGCTTCGCCCGACACGTAGGTGTTGCCGGACGACAGAGTCGTGCTGGTTGTCTGGTCCACCACCGAGTATTGTGTCGGGGACGTGAACTGGATTTGATAGTTATGCAGCGTGAGCTGTGCCGCGTTTACCACTCCGGCGTCGAGTATGGCAGCGCCACCGGCATTGGACGTCCCACGCGACGTCGCCACGGGAGCCGTCACGTTCAGCACATCGTAAGTAGTGGACGAAGTAAAACGGATGACATAGTCGTCCAAGGTGGCGGCATTGTCGTCGACGACCCGGCCCTGTCCGGCCACAGCTCCTCCGGTATTACCCACAGCGGGAGCCACTGTTGCGGTAAGCGCAAACGGCGCACTGCCGGTCGTCTCACTGCCCCCCGCAAATCCGAGCGTCGTGCGGGCCAGACCTCCCGTTACACGCACTGAGGACTGCGTGCCGTTCGAGTCAGATGCGATGAGTAAGCGATCTCCTTCAAATGTGACGGTCACACTCTTGCCGGCATTGACCAGCGCCGTATCGGCGTTGATGCGGCTTTGCACACGGGCCGCCAGTTGGACGCCGGTCAAAGATTCTGTCCCGGATGTCAGATCGATCGTACCTGATGTGGTCCCATCGACAGTCACGATGAGGGTATCATTGCTGCCGTTCGTCAGAGTCATGGGCGTCGTGATTGAAAGTCCTGTGGCCCGTCCGTGTGTGCTCGTGCCGGTAAAAATCGGCTGACCATTCAGTTCTGTATTCGCAGACTGTTGGAGTTGTGCAAACAATTGCCGCACTTCTTTAGCACCGGCCGTCCGATCTGCCGCGCTGTTCGTATCATTACGAAATTGCACGGCAAGCTCTTGCACGCGGGACAAGGTTTCCGAAGCCTGACTCAGCATGCTGTCGGAGAGATTAAGCCTGGTCTGCCCAAAGCCAATATTACGTTGCCACTGATCGATCGCAGCGAGCGAGGCCTTGTCCAACGCAATGTGATTGAACGCAGTAGGGTCGTCGGACGGCTGGCGCACCAATTTACCCGTCGACACTTGCTCCTGGAGTTCCAGGGCCCGGGCGCGCGCCCGAGCAAGATCATTTGCGAGCACGCCGAAGGTTTGTAGCTCTGTCACTCGCATAGAAGCCTCGACGTTAAGGTTTGATCGACAACAGCGTTTGGAACATTTCGTCGGTGAGCTGTACCAGACGAGACGCGGCTTCGAACCCCCGTTGGAACTTCATGAGGTTCACCAGCTCCTCGTCCATAGACACGCCGGACACCTGAGCGCGCAACGTCTCGATCTGGTCCTTCAACGTCTCCTTCGCGTCATTTTCGCGGTTGGCCGTCTGTGCGGCAATGCCAAGCTTCCCCGCGACGGCCCGATAAGCATCGTTCAAGGTGCCGTTATCCAGGCTTGCGAATTGTTGCTGCTGAAGTGCGACCATCGAGAGGAGATTGGTATTGTTCCCGGGAATACCGGCTCGTGAGGAAGAGGCGGCAACGGATGCCGGATTCGTGAGTGTAACCTTCAGATCACGAGCAGCGTGACTGTATGAATCGACCTTGAATACATCTCCGGCAGCCGCTGTGCCGGTCAATGTCACACTGAGGCCGTCGAAGGTCAGAGTCGCCGGACTTGTATATGTACCGGTCGCCGGGGTACTGGTGCCGGCAATCAATCCGAGCGACGTTCGGGCCGTGCCGCCTGTCACATTGACGGCCGACGAGGTTGTCGTATCATTCGACGAGATGACCATCCGGTTGGCCGTATTGTCATAGGCCACCGTCACGGTTTTCCCGGCCGCCTGTAGCGTGGCGTCTGCATTGATCTTGTCCTGCACTTCTTGCGCGAGGGCCGTACCGGAGGCGTATGACAAACCCGGGCTTGCAGCGCCTCCCAGAGTGATCGTGCCGGACGCCACGCCATCGACGGTGACCATGAGTGTATCATTCGTACCCGTCACAATAGACAGGGGATTGTCCGATGACGGTGACGTGATCGCCGTGCCTGTATAGTTGCCTTTAATCGTGGAGCCAGTCGTCGTATCCACGATGGAATAGGCGGACCCGGAGGAAAAGCGGATCTCATAGTCGTGAAATGTGAGTAGACTATTCGCAGTAATCGTACTGCTATTGATCGCAGCGGCTCCTTGATTGGCTGTCATGGCGCGCGTGGATACCACCGGAGGACCAAAAAAATCGAGCCCGGTGGAACCGTCGAGTCCATACCCTTGTCGATGAATACCATTCACAGCGTTAGCCAGTGTCACTGACAGTCGGTCGAATGAGGCTTCCAAATCTGGGACTGTGGTGTCACGAACATCCAAGAGGCTACGTAAGCGGCCATCCGAGATCAGTGCGTCGATGCTTAAGGGACGCGTGCCCCCCGTAGAATAGCCGATCGAAAAAAGCCCGTCGTTGTCCGGATTCTCAATGGCGCTCAACTCCCGGACAGTGGATCCGTCCACCAAAACCTGTCCACGTGCCGCAAAGACCGTCAAAGCACCGGTGCCCGACTCCACGGTTGTGATGTCGATGCGCGTCGCCAAGTCATTCAGTGCAAGATCACGCTGATCCCGCAGATCATTGGCGTTCTGGCCCGTCGCCTCGGCCGAAACAATCTGGCTATTCAGTTCTGCGATTTGTTTCGACAGGCTGTTGATTTCCGTTACTGTCTGCTGCACCTGAAAGTTCAGCGATTGTCGCTCCGTCGTGAGATCCGAGGAAGCCTGGTTCATAGTCGACGCCAACTGTCCGGCGTTTGCCAACAGAACAGAACGGGCCGCCGGCTCGCCCGGATTGGCGGACACATCTTGTAGAGCGCTGAAAAAATCGTTCATGCGTGCGGCGATGCCTTGATCGTTGCTGTCTCCGAATAGATTTTGCAGGCGGGACAACTCTTCCTGCGACACCGACAGTCGTCCGAGATTCTGCTGCACAGTCGTAAGCTGCCGGTCGACGAATTGGTCCGTATACCGCCTGATAGACGTGGCCTGCACACCGGTCCCTACCATGCCGGGCTGTCCGTTCAGCGGCGGACGTTCTGTAAGTACGGCTTCCTGCCTGGAATATCCCGGAGTATTGACGTTGGCAACGTTATGTCCGGTGACGGCGAGAGCTTGTTGCGAGGTCGTGAGCGCACTTCTCGCAATGTCAAAGAGAGATGTGAGGCCGATCATCATTATCCCTGCTGATGAATGAGCATGTTGACCGGGCCCGCGACAAACGATTGTCCATCTGCTGTATAAAGATCTCCGCCTGGAACGGCAGGTGCGCCGATCGACAGCGCTTGATCGACCACGCCGCGAATACCTTCGATGAGCACCACGTTCTGCTTGATCTCGTCGCGGACGGTCTTGGCCACCGTCATATAGTTTCGGTAGGTGGTTCGTAAGTCCTCTGACACCGAGTCTTGGACATTGTCAATAAATTCCTGGATCGATGTCGTTACCTGTTGCAGGCCATAGTGCACCGCCAGTTCCTGAACGAGTTGCTGTCGTTCATTGGCAAGAGACTGCAACGATTCCAGGATCGACAGCCGGCGGCAGTTGATGGAATGGAACTCAGTGATAGCGAGCGCCCGGATGGCGGCTCGTTCAGTGTGGACCGTCTCAAGCAGCTGATGGCAGATGGCTTCTTCTTGGTGCAGCAAGCAACAGAGCTGGGTGATCGTCGGAAAGGATGTTGACCAGGATGTTGACGTTGACATACAGACTCCTTGTGATCATCGGCGTGCGCTGCCATCCATCGCCTCTCCCCTTTTCCCTCGGAGTAATGGAAGGGACTACGGCGAGTGAGAATTCAGGAGCGTGGAAAGGCGGACGCTACAGGATGGCGTCGGTCAGAACCTGCTTAATGAGGGCATCTCCGACCGCACGACCACTGACATCGTATGTCCCGCTGTCAAGAGCGCGTTTTATACGCTCCACATGTTCAGTCCGCTCGGAATCGGGCTGATTGGCCAGCTCCCGAATCCGTTGAAGCTCCTTCGCTTGGGCGGAAATCTTGACCTCATCCTTACCGACCTCAGGGCGGGCAGCAGCTTGTCGCCCCCCTGAACTCTCGGTTTCCTGAACTCCAAGCAACAACTTTGCAAGATGATCCACCTTTCCATGACCTGAAATCTGCATATTGCCGCTCCTTCTCCGGCTTTTTCCCCCCAGCGACTATTCTGAGAGAAGTATGGATTTTACCCCAGTCGAGGTTCTTATCGGTTTCTACTCCGAAGAACTTGAGTGTCCACGGGAGATGACACAAAATATTGTTGCGCATACTCCTGGACCATCTTCGCAATGCCTATTCCTCCGGATTCGGCCGCCCGCTTTCCGATCTCTTCATCATAAAATGAGTAAAAATACGCCCCTTGCTTATTGGCGAGAGCGCCTTCAGGAACCGTTTCCCTC from Nitrospira sp. includes the following:
- a CDS encoding Sensory box histidine kinase/response regulator yields the protein MKPSERKRNRRRRRLADLLPTASAALDLLEGFPLAAVVLDSDFAVLAVNREGRRLLGPRFSSSTRRSFPSLWSMLTQSDTTTITAQLNGVLKNRRPTSVTQHLLLRKATHPVPMEWTCAPGTFNGKTVLIIGIRDLSHELELKHDRDRLTAIAEESPLPMIELDRQMGLLYANPTMISLLTRFGYSPEGFPNVAPRSLPDIVRRCLATGHVLHDETVILPEASFSWTFCPVLTHGIVRGYATDMTSVHKTQQALQLSADQLRLSNRCLDQALDEAKESARAKAAFLATVSHELRTPMNGVIGMTSLLMETSLTAEQQSYAETIRQCGEALLQLINDVLESSKIEAGKLELECLDFNLRTTVEQVLAQFAERAEAKGLELTGLVHASVPTGLKGDPGRLRQILTNLVGNAVKFTGKGEVTLQAYLEEDQPETAVIRFEVTDSGIGINPNTQARLFRPFVQADSSTTRKYGGTGLGLSISKQLVELMGGRIGVHSTEGQGSTFWCTARFQKQADSLRAILPTGDLTGKRILIVDDNESNRLILHHLVSGWGMVDDLAENAESALHRITKAKRGGRPYDLAILDVIMPGKDGLQLARELQSHPAGSGIRLIVMTSMLQRGHAEQARQAGAMGYLPKPVRHDELRDCLRTVLGLPENQGPKDPQTHSVVPQLVTRHMVAEHVQHRRILVVEDNIVNQKLVVRMVEKLGYKPDVVENGQEALTALTKGDYAAILMDCQMPVMDGFETTRCIREREASVASRDSPDGNTNRSDTVPQSTPHIPIIAVTANAMQGDRERCLATGMDDYLAKPIKLDELRSALARWISTPPDVMTPGKQDHIPTTADPARGIFDSAKMYRNIGGDNELFTQLVRLFLDRHQTMLADIRRALADADSIAVERMAHTFKGTAGNLCANDVALTAGRLEAVGRLNALCDAPPVYAQLELEVARLVRVLEPYRNGYQPITQAAA
- a CDS encoding Flagellar assembly factor FliW yields the protein MKCASTRFGSFEVPNESILTFPSGLLGFPEQQRYVILDHDTEAPFKWLQSVEEPALAFVILDPTTFHSDYHVDVPTDALVEIGAKEREDLALVVILTIPSDDPGRITANLRGPLILSHKTKLGKQVVLSEDFPTRHPLFPVSGPPSSEIAQISQPVECRV
- a CDS encoding Carbon storage regulator; its protein translation is MLVLTRRCGEGLTIGPDIRVVVLGLKSGQVRLGIEAPRAVAVHREEVYARIQDENRLAAKTRAVPLDAFRRLIPAKRRMAL
- a CDS encoding Flagellar hook-associated protein FlgK; amino-acid sequence: MMIGLTSLFDIARSALTTSQQALAVTGHNVANVNTPGYSRQEAVLTERPPLNGQPGMVGTGVQATSIRRYTDQFVDRQLTTVQQNLGRLSVSQEELSRLQNLFGDSNDQGIAARMNDFFSALQDVSANPGEPAARSVLLANAGQLASTMNQASSDLTTERQSLNFQVQQTVTEINSLSKQIAELNSQIVSAEATGQNANDLRDQRDLALNDLATRIDITTVESGTGALTVFAARGQVLVDGSTVRELSAIENPDNDGLFSIGYSTGGTRPLSIDALISDGRLRSLLDVRDTTVPDLEASFDRLSVTLANAVNGIHRQGYGLDGSTGLDFFGPPVVSTRAMTANQGAAAINSSTITANSLLTFHDYEIRFSSGSAYSIVDTTTGSTIKGNYTGTAITSPSSDNPLSIVTGTNDTLMVTVDGVASGTITLGGAASPGLSYASGTALAQEVQDKINADATLQAAGKTVTVAYDNTANRMVISSNDTTTSSAVNVTGGTARTSLGLIAGTSTPATGTYTSPATLTFDGLSVTLTGTAAAGDVFKVDSYSHAARDLKVTLTNPASVAASSSRAGIPGNNTNLLSMVALQQQQFASLDNGTLNDAYRAVAGKLGIAAQTANRENDAKETLKDQIETLRAQVSGVSMDEELVNLMKFQRGFEAASRLVQLTDEMFQTLLSIKP